The DNA segment AAGTAATGCTTATAAACGAAGAGTTGAAGGTAATAATAGTAAAAATAATTTAGCTCTTCAAATGGTAAATAGAGTATTAAAATCTGGAATATATGCAGATTATTTACTTGTTGATAGTTGGTATGCCAAACCAAATTTTATTTATGAAATAAAAGAAAAAGGTCTTGATGTAATTGCAAGATTATCAAAATCAAATAGAATTTGGCAATTTACAGGAAAATATAATACGCTTGAAAGACTGTACACTCGAGTAAAAAGTCATAAATCTTCTAAACTAGGTAACTACAATTCTATAAAATACAGCTATGTATCAACTACAACTACACATAAAACACTTGGTAGAATTAAAATAGTTTTTATAAAAACAAAAGATAATCTTATTCCAATTGTTTCAACAAATATAAATTTATCAGATATTGAAATTATTAATACCTATAAAAAAAGATGGAACATAGAACAAGGATATAAAGATTTGCGAGAGTATTTCCAATTTGGTAAAGAAGAAAATAGAATTTACGAAGCACTCATTGCTAGGATTACTCTATCTTTCCTTGCTTATAACCTTACAAGCTATATCAATCGTATCAATAATGAACCACAAACATTAGGAGAACTTTTCAGAAATTTAGAGTGTCAGCTTGAAACCCTTGCAATTTCGATGGAACTATTTATAAAAATATTAGAACAACTAGTTCAAGCCCAAGAAATTGTCAAGAGAAATAAAGATTTGGAACAGATTATCCTAATGCTCAGGGTTTACACTAAAAAACAGTTAGGTTTTATCTGCGAAAGTTGAGTTATTTATATAATAACTAAATATGAAGCATATTAACTTTAAAATAATAAAAAATTAAAGGAGTTTTTATGGTTTATATATTACAAGTTGATTTTCCTCATGATGGAATATTTGGAGAAGGTTTTTCAAATGCTTTTATAGATTTAGCAAATGATATTTCAAATGAAGATGGTTTATTATGGAAAATTTGGACTGAGAATAAAGATGAAAAAATAGCAGGTGGAATATATCTATTTTCAAATAAAAATGATGCAAAAAGGTATTTAGATAAACATACTAAAAGACTAGAAAGTTTTGGATATAAAAATATAAGAGCAAAAATTTTTGATGTTAATTTACCTTTAAGTCAAATCTGTAAAGCAGATTTCTTAAAATAAAAAAAGGGACAACTAAAACCTTATCCCTTTTAATAAAATAGAATAAAACTACTCCATAAAAGAGATAGTTTTGAAGAACTCTCTATATTTTGTATCACCTTCATCTCTTGCTTTCATAGCACTTCTTGGATGCTCATTTAATTGACCAGTTATCATATATGGAATACTATATCCCCAGTCAAGTTTTTTCTCTAAATCAACTATATAGTTTTCTATAAATTCTAAAACTGGCATTTGATTGTATTTAGGATTTTTTAAGAATCCTAAAAGAAGCTCTAACGGACAATTTCCAGCTCCTCTTCCAAGTCCTGAAACAGTAACATCTAGGAAACTTGCTCCATAAATCATCGCTTCTAAAGTATTTGCATATGCAAGTTGAAGATTGTTATGTGCATGAATTCCAACTTTTTTACCTGATTTCTCTGCGAAACTTAGATATTTCTCTGTTAATTTTCTAATTTGTTCTGGATAAAAAGAACCAAAGCTATCTGCAATATAAATAACATCAACATTAGTTTTTGCAAGTTGTGCTAAAACTTCATCTAGTTCATCATCAAAAGATTTTGAAAT comes from the Aliarcobacter cibarius genome and includes:
- a CDS encoding IS4 family transposase, which translates into the protein MRLDNFIQTAMNNVLKNPVLSVLRDINFSSILKQSNFIKRDIGKSPYLIILHFLYMFIINKRISTFMKQSSDSYKKDVYYRLLKNSKYNWRKLLLLSSVKLISKLHILQKATDTRVLIIDDTVEIKRGKFIEGSCRNLWNNKEHRTVKGLNIVSLNYSDSHTDMMLDFSINYNKNQIVNVNENYFHHKSNAYKRRVEGNNSKNNLALQMVNRVLKSGIYADYLLVDSWYAKPNFIYEIKEKGLDVIARLSKSNRIWQFTGKYNTLERLYTRVKSHKSSKLGNYNSIKYSYVSTTTTHKTLGRIKIVFIKTKDNLIPIVSTNINLSDIEIINTYKKRWNIEQGYKDLREYFQFGKEENRIYEALIARITLSFLAYNLTSYINRINNEPQTLGELFRNLECQLETLAISMELFIKILEQLVQAQEIVKRNKDLEQIILMLRVYTKKQLGFICES
- a CDS encoding monooxygenase — protein: MVYILQVDFPHDGIFGEGFSNAFIDLANDISNEDGLLWKIWTENKDEKIAGGIYLFSNKNDAKRYLDKHTKRLESFGYKNIRAKIFDVNLPLSQICKADFLK
- a CDS encoding aldolase catalytic domain-containing protein; translated protein: MLEKKGTILSVREDLKVFDCTIRDGGLVNNFYFTDEFVKAHYEMCVASGVDYMEIGKNVSPTLMSEDEYGPWNFCKEEDIRRIVGENKTNLKIAVMSDIGRSLKEELRPKSESVVDMIRIATYIHQIPAAIELIEDAHAKGYETTVNIMAISKSFDDELDEVLAQLAKTNVDVIYIADSFGSFYPEQIRKLTEKYLSFAEKSGKKVGIHAHNNLQLAYANTLEAMIYGASFLDVTVSGLGRGAGNCPLELLLGFLKNPKYNQMPVLEFIENYIVDLEKKLDWGYSIPYMITGQLNEHPRSAMKARDEGDTKYREFFKTISFME